In a single window of the Pontibacter russatus genome:
- a CDS encoding DUF6119 family protein, whose protein sequence is MEKIYFIVDKHKNSILDVNKKASELPTTTIDSIQYLLYTYNQREKESSWRSFLPSAIVTDEDFNVQTTSFVLFAILNRRIFATIGGNGITVIKRYLNQTFGLDLYEKISEPENDIVNSIESRGVAGNMTSQIVTYRSEQKLIDSLSFGRIPHRLNFQLRDTLLADVFDFIKFDGAEKVCVQVGTSFHIKWKLSFKEMHQLIQQIDKILDTTAHTPISSFVRIGDRNLTENNLRFALYNRVRDDMVRAFEPQNNRYGARLDYDFVHPSKLQAFYECDKYALYERGAQQPFFETFDRHALYHAGLTFLYNNTDRTNPIDFNSKISGIRVCGYVNRLKKTNAMFAHHVTCEIEFNKKPTFHIDSHWYTIKGNFIEDINTLCSKSIKNNYLNSSVNLQVWGDSIKDEGQYNMLYHGLPNYLVLDKMLGQNIELCDILYEDDSSVYLIHVKQGFDAKIRDLTNQVIISANRLWNDLKSGAFTFIDEVCERYNNSIAADQKIDLHKFRMVFKKDIIYVMAFNSHLRGKRIRDDISIARSNIAKFSLIHSFRDMPSNLYPLKVVEIDNE, encoded by the coding sequence ATGGAGAAAATCTATTTTATAGTCGATAAACATAAAAACTCAATCCTTGATGTAAATAAAAAGGCATCTGAACTTCCTACGACAACTATTGATAGTATTCAATATTTGTTATATACCTATAATCAAAGGGAGAAAGAGTCTTCTTGGAGGTCCTTTCTTCCTTCAGCCATAGTTACAGATGAAGATTTTAATGTGCAGACTACCTCATTTGTTCTGTTTGCTATACTTAATCGAAGAATATTTGCTACAATTGGAGGCAACGGAATAACTGTTATAAAGCGATACTTAAACCAGACATTTGGTCTTGACCTATATGAGAAAATTTCCGAGCCAGAAAATGATATTGTTAACTCTATTGAGTCACGAGGAGTAGCAGGCAATATGACTTCTCAAATTGTTACCTATAGGAGTGAACAAAAACTTATAGATTCTCTTTCCTTCGGCCGTATACCGCATCGGCTCAATTTTCAACTACGAGACACTTTATTGGCAGATGTTTTTGACTTTATCAAATTTGATGGTGCCGAAAAGGTCTGTGTCCAAGTTGGCACTTCCTTTCATATCAAATGGAAGCTTTCCTTCAAGGAAATGCATCAACTAATCCAGCAAATCGATAAAATTTTAGATACAACAGCCCATACACCTATAAGCAGCTTTGTCAGGATTGGAGACAGAAATTTAACTGAAAATAATTTAAGGTTTGCTTTATACAACAGGGTAAGGGATGATATGGTTAGGGCATTTGAACCTCAAAACAACAGGTATGGTGCAAGACTAGACTATGATTTTGTTCACCCTTCCAAGTTACAAGCCTTTTATGAGTGCGATAAATATGCTCTTTATGAGAGAGGTGCTCAGCAGCCATTCTTTGAAACTTTCGATAGACACGCACTTTATCATGCAGGGCTAACCTTTTTATATAATAATACAGACCGCACAAATCCTATTGATTTCAATAGCAAAATATCAGGAATAAGAGTGTGCGGGTATGTTAACCGTCTAAAGAAAACAAATGCAATGTTTGCCCACCATGTCACATGTGAGATTGAGTTCAACAAAAAACCTACTTTTCACATCGACTCGCACTGGTATACAATTAAAGGGAATTTTATAGAAGACATCAACACCCTTTGCAGTAAGTCAATAAAAAATAACTATCTAAATTCTAGTGTTAACCTGCAAGTATGGGGTGATAGCATCAAGGACGAAGGGCAATATAACATGCTATACCATGGTCTCCCAAACTATTTGGTACTAGATAAGATGTTGGGCCAAAATATTGAGCTATGCGACATCCTCTACGAAGATGACTCTAGTGTTTATCTTATTCATGTAAAACAAGGCTTTGATGCAAAAATTCGAGATTTAACAAATCAAGTTATAATCTCCGCTAATAGGCTATGGAATGACCTGAAGTCAGGAGCATTTACTTTTATTGACGAAGTTTGTGAAAGATATAACAACTCAATAGCTGCCGACCAAAAAATTGATTTACACAAATTTAGGATGGTATTTAAAAAGGACATAATTTATGTTATGGCATTTAATTCTCACTTAAGAGGGAAAAGAATAAGAGACGACATTAGCATTGCACGCTCGAACATAGCAAAATTTTCCCTTATCCACAGTTTTCGCGACATGCCATCAAATCTATATCCTTTAAAGGTCGTTGAGATAGATAATGAATAA